The DNA window ATAAGTTCAGTGAGTAACTGTACAATTGAAAAGAAGTAGACGGTTGATGACGTCATagcttaaacaaaacaaatgaattatttttcacaaaatataatatgccAGCTCTTCACTCCTCACACGTCCCACCACACTGCACTGCACCATAATAGGTTGGTACCTTCTCAGTACAACTTCTAttgatacatattatttaatcagTAATATAACTAACGAAACTACTCTTCACCTAACCTAAGACTATATGAATAAATAGGGTAGATTaggtagatttttattttaatgtccgtcttctagattattttaaaatatcagacacgtattttttaatttcttacacaaacaaatacattcgATGAATgaaatatcgatttgaaatatcgcgtgacgtagtatttgctcccactcctattcgttttatctaaatattgtaatattatataacaaaataaaaaaaattacgtgtttaatatttcttcattacctagctgacggactaaatagatttttcattttcataccccgtcatcatccctattcttctCTGCATTATCAACTTAcatcaaaattttaaacaacGCCATTACACACATTCACATTATTAAACCTAACTTCCACAGATGTGTATATCGTCAGTGTTAGCTCGTGTTGCAAATACAGATTATATTTATACTCGAACAAAGTGTATTACTTTGTGTTGGTTCACGGCACGTGCAGTAATCAAAACAGTGTTAACTATAGTTCTTGCTAGTCTCATAAATCATTTACCAAGTCTGTTGATGGATAGTTTTACAATGCATCACATGCATTTGTTAGAGCTCGAGTTGATTTACTGTAAGTAAAATCTTCCAAATTTTGTCTATCCATAGTGAAATTACTAGCTCAAACCCTGGAATCTTCGAAAAGACctttaatatcatcatcatcagcagcagaaatacgtccactgctgagcaaagacCTCCCCATAGTCCGCTGCACCGTGTGACAATCTGCCACTTGCACCCATTTTTAGTAGCTTCAGTATAATTTAAAAGCCACTCAAAATGAGAACCTGCATATAGACCCGCAGAAATAAACATTGGGAACTAGATAAGTGTTCTCTCTTCCAGAATCAGAACCCTCCCACCCTGTTCTTCGCAAGCAGCGATCCTTGGAGCTGGGAGCCAGACCTCCTCAGCATCGCCCTCCCAGGGCCTCCAAATGGACCAAAGTCAAGAGGGCTTTTCTGACGTCAGCGTCAGCTTCTGTCCCATCCAGTCCTAACAGGCACTCTGCGTTCTTCACTGATGCAGGTTAGTGGCTATACTACCCATTATTACCTTAGGACCTTAGAACATTATAACTAATTGGACCCTTTTTTGATCTCATTTTATTAGGGCCCTGAAATCCATTGATGGattaatactttataatatcaaaacTAGTTTAGCGTCTGTCTCTGTCTCTTAGGTTgcatttttatacaaacacaACTTTCACATATATCTACAATATATCACATTGACCTGACAATttgtatcattaaaattatgCTCAAGGATCGTGCAACACAATGTTCAACCTAGTCGTTTTCAATCGTACAATCATTTCATTGCTATGTGCATGTAGAAAGTAAACTTCAAAAACCAGTAACATCTAGAGACCAGCTCATTCGCCTACCATCTTAATTTACGGCAGAACGTTAACAATATTTGCCTCGCTTCACATTTTATTATCAAGTCTAAACTACTGCCAACTCTCAATTGTCGTCAGTTGCATTTATATCTACATTGCATACTGCAAtcttgttattattacattgcTGTCGATTTATTACAGAACATAATTTAAAGACGTTACAATTTTGTAGTAATTTATGATGAATATAAAACACTTCAATGTTTCGTCGGTAGCTAATGAAGTTTTATTGCGATCattttgtagtgaaattaaagcaataaaattaaattgcttgaaaatgttcaatttaataaaatatttcgacAACTTTGATTCATAAATTGACGTCGCTAAACAagaagtaggtacattttatgaCTGGAAAGCTAGATAGAAGCAACTATCATTATaccctatgcgccgtaacaaggtacggctgacagatgcctgtatgacgttgacgtctctctttagggatggacattagaaaaatctttttgtatcgctatcgatactcgcagcatacatttaattctctttaatttttttattaaatgtgtgtgttatttagttgtgcagtgtaactatgtgtatatacttgtcaaaataaatattttatgaccaagccctgaggtgtttcagagtttcagttttacaaaaccgtgaagaatataagtatatattagtttgtatatgttactaaagcaaccacgatctttcagattaaataccaccacgcattatcaaaggcgccggaattgtctactacatatttgtgctcagataaagtcactgtgtttcgggcagagagagccgcgtctacagtagatttacccacataattaaaggtttttttagaGTGagaattgaacgacgcacgatttttgttttttattctaaaaaacatcGACTGCCTATCCATCGTTGCAGTatatcccatcactaaacacgactatggctttacgttatacgcataacactttactttatttttcatttcattagattttatttaaagactagaacattccggttggttttaatttaattaactaaacttccgaatgatttaacataatacgaatgtgatacagttaaaatactaaggcataatttttaaatcgcagcaactttcaagagtgatacgaaacgttacggAATCTGTCAcccgcaccttgttacggcgcatagggtATAACAAAccatgacagtccactgctagaATACGAACATCTTCtacataaataggtattgtCAACTTCGCTATAATCatgcttgtttttttatggaataagccggtaaacgactaGACGactatcacctgatggtaaacaactccagaggcattacaagtacgATGCCAggcttttggggattaggaatttaagggttgttggggaattagggaatgagaagggaggtaattgggccttcggtaaccttactcacacaacgcaagcattgttgaacgtcagttttctgtgagactgtggtatcactccggtcgaaccgaccctttcgtgctgaagcatggctctccgacaCATAAGGCCTAGTGGGATAGATAGATTCGGTTCAGCGCTCACTTATAGAGAAcactgctgcccggtctctgtcaaatgtttTATGACGCTGTCGTCTACTATTATGAAACCCGTCTAACAGGAGacgttacatattttataacatccAAACAACCGCTTGCGGTCCAGAATATCACACAATACGCAACGGCGTATTAGTAAGTTATTTTGGTAAAATTACTCATACATTAACAGATCTGTCGATATTATTGCCGAGTTTACGTCACTCCTGTCCCTGACACATATTCCCTTCGTGAGATTCAGATTTTGCGGTAAATTGTAATACGactctttaattttattgatgcaAAAGTttgaggaaaaatattttaaagtaactttTTCAAGCGGGTTTGACACACGCTCGTTTAAAAATTTCGCAAAATCTTCTCTTACTGCAACTCTGCATTCCCCAAATGTACATTATGATAAATTACAGTTTTCTATGAAAAACACCAACAAGTGTGGGAAAACgaagcttcggcacgaatgggccggcacgaccggagtgataccacggtctcaacgtgaaacaacttgagttttgtttcgtcgtgtgagtgcggttaccggaggcccaattagaccctttccaatcttcccaatctccgatttcccTTACTTTCCTAACCTCCAAACGGCCGGCTACACATTCGTAATGCCTCTGGTTACtccgtgggcggcggcaattgcttgtCACGTGCTGAATTTTAATTCTCTAATGATTTGTATCATCTCAAGCTTACGTATCAGCTCCCAGGTCTTTCTTCGAAGTAAAGGTAGACCAAAATCTATAACAACTTCAAACCAAGATCACGTTCAGATTCTTACCCATTTtgaaatagaatagaatagaaatcaGGCGTAAATTCCTGCTATATTTCCCATACCTAATGTCGAGAGGTACTTACAAATAATTTCACATAAACACAAGATTTATGACGTGGACCttctgtaaacaaaataaatgttttgtaaacagcTGTGAGCAATTCGACGTAGCCATAATCTTATTGAAGGaagttcatttaaaataatcccAAATGTTACCAGGAAattattaccaaaatatttCCTCTCATCGCGAGCCAACTGCAGTCTTCCATGTTTACGCGAGATTATATTAATGCTTCATTCGTTTTGTGGGTCCTAAGTTCGATTGCAAAATTCGAAACAAAATTTCCAATAATACGTAACTCCACGTTGAGTAAACAGTTACTCGTATCATTGGaaattttgtttcgaaattcTCAGGATTTGGACTGATTCTGGAACTATGTTAGGCCCTTCTTTTGTGAGACCCAAAGTAAGTATACAAGTGAcaaattatataactttttattcaaCACATCAATCATAGTCACATCATCACCATACGATTCTGCTACATGTGtgatcatgagtacaatcaagATATCATTTTAGTTAAACTTATCAAACCGATTAGACATAACTTTCAAATCAAAGAACGCATCCTTCTCCATCTCACACCTCAGACCTCGTTATCAACAATCGTATAACAACTACTAACTACTAACCCAACAACACagagtaaaaagtaaaataatgtgGTTAATTCTTTACATTTTCATCGCATAGCACAGCGGCTGATGACAGCTCTATACAGCGCCATACTGTCGACATTTACGATCCCTACTACAACATTTAActgtttttaatatcttttacaACTATTCCACGAAATAAATTCTCACAAATATCGGAGGAAATGGGAACTAATTATATACCACACCATAGGTATTAGCTATTTATAGTTTCAAACAGAAACAGaatggaaaattttaaacaaaatgagTTTGTATACTATGTAACTAATAAAGGAATGTAGTGAAAACTACTGAGCGTTTTGGGAtgaaataggtatattttatttataagttctaCCATCATTCTTAAAATTAGACCTGATTTATCACTATATCGACGAACAAAAGTCGCTGATATAGCCTAACGAataagcaagctgaagtggcaattGACAGCACATAGCACGGAAAACCGATGGCTGCTGGGGCAGAATGGTTctcgagtggagaccgcgtaccggcaagcgcagcgtaagacgtccacccacaaggtaGACAGatgacctgattaaggtcgcagggagccgttggatgcaggtcgcttccaaccggcctatctggaagtccaggaggcctatgttcagcagtggacgtcttatggctgatatgatgacgaTAAATTCGATTCGATAAGTACTTTTAATCCCAACTAGCATTGTCTTAACGGAACAACAGGCTATTTCACGAGCAAATCGTTAAAATGATTTGGAtatgaacattttaaaacaatgcaGCATATTGCTTCTTTTACTTAAACGCATTACCttcacttttattaaaaaaaaaaacaaaagacatagCAACAAACTGTACTACTCCAGTTTTTGAGAAGATCACCCACAATACATACACACGAAACTAAAGCACTTGAACATACGAGCACACATTAAAATTTGGAAACTAGCCAGAGATGAGTAATTAAAAAGGCAAAGGGCGTTCACCTTGCTGAAAGTGATTATGCGAATGATAATTATGTCAAAGATGATCAAAGAGTGGACTCTCACATTTATGACAAGTCGTTTCTGGGTGTAAAAGTAATAAGAAATGACATTAATGTGTTGTGTATTTGATGTATAATTGTGTGAATTGATATTAACCTAGTTTTCGAAGGGACCTGAATATGTATTGAGGTGACAAAAtcttgttttgttacttttgtgTCAATTTTCTAGCATATTTTAGGATAATGTTGTAACGTTTTTAAAGGTGGGTCTACGCTAGGAGAACTGAGCACAACGGGTCACGAAAGAAACACAATTTATCTAGTGTGGACAGACTTACAAGCTTTAAACAAGCATTTCTTTCGTTCGTTGCGTTCCACTTGTTGTCGGGAACACAAAAGGATTACTATAGAGAAAAAGATTGATGCATGGTCTCATAAATCCCAAGAACTGGGTGAAACATCACTGcagaaaacttaaaactaagttcGTGGACAGTGATCGTTGTCGAGGATAACGAAGCCGAGAAGACGTGTAGCGAAAACCCACCTTAACAGTcagttgttttttaaattaacattattatcatCTTTATAATATAACGTTTGTCATTGATGACACAAAATTTTGATCTTCAAATATTGGTCTTAATGCTCTAGACAAGAACAGAGCAAAGTCAGACAAAAATCTATTCTACCCATCTATTTTTCCAACCGATTGATGGATGGTTTTACCCAGTTTTTCCCATCACAGTAAGTGCCAAGTAATAAAACGGAATAAACAATCAAGCCGCTGGAGATTTTGAAATAGGGAAACCCAATAATACTTCCGACCGATGCAATTAGAACGGAGaatgaaaatacaaagtaggtaTAGCTGGGCGTTtatcggcttttcgaaaatttctcagtagaaacacggagtctgaaaatgagtccggtatatggcaataagctcaccacctattacatgggacttgcaacataaattgtgaaaagttggtgtacattgtacaacgtgccacaatgtgcacctctgcctactccttcgggaataaaaggcataacgatatagaaaaatatataaatgatgatgatgatatattaaAACTAGTAGATACTGGTTACATCACAGAGCTCTAACCGTAATGACGCGTATGAAGCTTTATTCGCGGTTGAGTAAACAAAGAATGCAAACTCTGGATATATCGTTGTCTTAGCGTTCCCATCGTAAACACTCTGGTTTCGTAAGTAGACTATTTTTAAATCTCCCACAGATTTGGGTtggatattaaaatttttatctcAGTATAAATTTTACTCGTATCGGttaaatacgaaataaaaacGTACCATAAAACGTGTGCCTCGCAAATCAGACCAACCATATTTTAATCTGAGACCATTtcacaacaataacatttccttcaatcaaaaataaactttaagactattaaataaaagttactttattatttaattaatcactCTTATCCTTTTTGACAAGTTCGTTAGCATCAACAGCTGCTAAGTCTTGTTGTAGTTTGGCTAGTTTAGTCTTAAACGAAGAATCTATATCATTTGCTTTGTTGTCAGCTAACATTCTTCTGATTAGCTCCTTCATATGTTTAACGTCTTCTTCTTTAGTTGGTTTTTCCGTGCCTTCTTTATCAACAGTTTTAGTTTCCTTATCTTTATCTAAATCAGTATCTTTTTCATCCGTCtcatctttttctttctttttacttttatcttttCTTTCTATATCAAGAACTGTTGCGTTGTTGTCTTTGATGTAATCTTTAACTTCTTGCATAAAGGTATTGTTCGTGTATACGCAGACTCTGACGCTTTCTACAAGAGTGAAGGCTTCGTCTTCTATATTTCTGATTACTTCTATGAGGCAAGCTTCGTGCATTGCTCCATGAGCCATGAGTTTGGTCAGGCTGACTACTCCATCAATCAGCTTACCTGTCACATCCATCATCGCTGATTTGATTACTGGTGactggaaataaataattttattgctatcattaattaagtacttattatagTTTTGGCAATTTTCTTTCTggttattttgttgttgatttAGAGAATACTTAAACTTTTCAGTATCTGAAATATTCTACGCATTAATTACGCGGTATTGTGCTTATACATTAACTTGTAGTCTTATCTTGACTATAAGATAccaaaaaaatcaatcaaatctTTCGCGAATGCAGAATGTATAAAATACTCTCGATCGTTAACTCCTACTCGCTTACAAAATTCTCAACATTACGTGTTTCTtataaaatgtatcaaataAAATGAGATTAGAATTCAGGCACTGAAAGTTTCATAGCTGAAATAATCTCGTAAAACATTCCGCGCAGCATTTgactgtatattatattttatttcatgaccGGAAGTGAATCATTCTACATAAAGTTTACGAATATTTTCCCCAGTTCCGTCCAGAATTTGTGTGAGTCGGTAATTGATCCCGCTATATCCGTTTCCAAGTGTGATTATGAGCTGTTTCTTTAATTTGAGGGGTGATGCTGCACGCATATTTTACGAAATCATGTCAATGCAATTAGCCGTTGTTCCATTTAAATACTCAAATTCATTAAAACCAATCCActcattttcatttatatttttacttaggACATTTCGATATTCTAGATGCCTGAAATACTGTGAATTCTTTCGAGTTCATTGCAACCCGACGCTAGAAATTTCTCCTACTTTATGAATGTGTACACAAACACAAATCTTCATCAGTCGATCTCTGGACGATTTATGTATATTCGCATCCtactgtatttaatttaatattatcttaCCAACCATGTCTAAGTCTATATGAAAAGGtctattcaaattatttttagtctTTACTATACTATATTACATATATTCTTACTCCTGTGTATATGGAAATACTAAGAAACTCAGAATCAAACTGCCGATTACTACACCatctaaatattatatagaCTTGACCCCATTATAACCATAGCATCATCCTCTTTTCCACAATAACCGCGAAGTCATTAAAATCATTACACAGCTCATTTGCCCTCAAAACCCATGGAAATAAGACCAAGGTCTTTCATTCCCATAAACCGAAACACTAAACACACTTAATTGACTTTAAAATCCCATAACACGGTCCATTGAAGTCATACACTTCGCCGAATGATCGTAAAAACTCACCTTTGAGATCACGCACTTGATCACCTTCTTCAGGGTATCATGGTCATGCCCACAGACCTTCAGAAGACCATAAACTTCGTGTTTCTTATCGTATATctggaaataatatttttcgttaTGCACCTGCGATGCCTTTGATGTTCTCCTAGCAAATGGATTTGGCTCAGGCTATTGATCTTGTGAACCATAATGATGAACTCAGAATTGACGGTtcgtaaataaatgttttttcttgaaATGTGTTTACGTTTACTCTCTTACGATTATGATCCACTTAGCGTACATGAAAGTTGGATTCCGAGAAATCTTCCAACACTAGCACAACTCTCTCAAAGGACGGGAATTTGTTATACcgtacattatattaaaatttttggcTATTTACAAATTAGCAACAACCGAAGGCATTTGACGCCAGATAACAAGCAGACTACACTGTCTGTTGTTATTCCTAAATACCAAGAAATACAGTCCAGATTCCAGTTGAAACTATTTGCGTGGAACACTGCGCTGAACATGAACACCATCCATCACTGTTGTTTATGAATgaagaagaaatattttgtttgcaatAAAGGCAATTCTTGCAACGCAAATGCtagcttttacaaaaaaaataaacaaaggaaATAACACATTCCTATACGTGCGAGctgaattttcgaaaattatttCGATATTCGGATGATTGGATATACGCCAATGGGATTCCAGACAGGACGGttgaattgattttgatgttCTAGTACTGCACTAATAGATTGTTagtgctatttattattttgatgtgtAAAGACTCTGTAAGTCTTACATATGTGATTTAATCCGTAGCGTGTTTGACCATGTACTGTCTTATGCACTGACGGTGGTGCATAAGACACTCGATGGGTTAATCATCGCCAAACGagttaaaaaagtttaaagagctgttgattgattgattgagaTTGATGATAAAACCCGTTTATGATCGACAGATTAAAAAATAGTGCAAATATTTTTGACGCAGTAGCAGGCAGTGAAGTTTGAAAAGATTTAGTGAAAATATCAGCTTATTTTCTGAAAGCAACTACGTCAGTCTGGTTTATAACGTCTTCTTGATCTATTTAAACATTATCCTTGTCTTTATAATCTAGATCTAGGTTGATACGATACACAAAATCTGGAATTGTCTCACCGGTTTGATTCCTGTGCGGATCATGTTCTTGAGTGCTAGGACGCTGTGCACGGCCTGTGCTGGGTCGTGGCCTATCAGTGCGTACCCGCAGACCACCATCTGATGCAGGGCCTTCTCAGCCAACACTGATGTCTCATTCTGTTTCTTTTGTAGGCACACCTCCAACTATTTGGAAAATTAccagtattttagaaaaatcacTAACTAGTGATTATCTTCTGCATCGAATAATGACATTTTGTTGCATCACTTGTTTCGtgcaaattattttaagaatattcgACTTACGTCATTCTCGTAATATAGCACATTTTCTCGCTAtgatttagtattttaaatgtcAGTAATtggaaaaatatcaaaaagaaaatatagctTACTTAATctagttttttataaattttaaagatCTTTTAGATCTAAATTCCCTGAACTACCTAGTTCTATTTTACTTCTGTACCTCCTTCTCTCCATGTCCCTTGATGACGTCCAGCATGTCTTGCAGCTCGGTCAGCCTGTCCTGGATGTGCAGCGTTCCATTCTTCAGTAGCAGCTTTATCTTCATTAACACCATATCCACTGCCCTAGccattaattgatttattagatTTTACAAGATTATGAACCTTACTCTTCAGAATATAGTAGTAACActttaaaatatagtatactTGATATGTGATTTTCTTTAAACCATTATGACCACTATTATTCTTACCGATATAGCATTTTTATCAAGttatgttttacataaaaaatggttttacCGTAGGGGTCACTTCGTTTATAACGTTGATCAATTTCATTCCCTCATACTGGACTGCACTCCAGAATTTAAAATCTATGTAATACCATCATTACCATCTACTCAATCCATTCAACTTACTTCTGAAGGTCCACTTGGAATTTCCTCTCAAGACTTTGTAGTAGATCATCACTCAATTTCTGAGTTATTTCATCTTCTATTACTTTGTCCACTTCTTCTTTGCCGATATCTTTTGCATCTGTTAACTTTCATTGATGTTTTATTAGTACTAAATAGTTAAATGAATTTCAAAATATACTAACtacttatgaaaatattataaaattatgcaatCGAAGTTACTATGATAGTATTAACGTTTATATCAAGTGGTGctttatgaaaataatgataaagcAGATGGACTCAATGTTAAAACAACAAGaactaaacaaaacacaatcttAAAACTCaccaaaaacaaagaaatacaaaaacacaAGCTAGCTGCAATCCTAACATCCCTCATGGTGGAATCGCCGACCCGTCTACAATTTAAGTGGTCCCGAAATAAATTGGAACACAAATAACGACTCTTATAATCCAATATAGCAGAGTTTATGATGAAAGATCGTAAAACTTTATCGATATCAAATTGTGTATAGGCTATATATTTGTAAGGAAACTGAAGTTTTCGatgcatttattttcaaatcctTTCACTTGATATATTTTTGAACAGTACAgtactcaaagtcaaagtcaaaccatttatttcaattaatcctaagtaaggcacttttgaaacgtcaaattgaattgtccgtcagtctgtctgtcagtgactGTACTAATTCAATAACATGCATACATAACTATAGTCTCTGCTTACCCTCATGGGAGATCAGATAGGGctgacccagtagggctgatgcccgacccggagctgtggactacctaacgggttatcAGTTCCGGCTTaaacagcaggagtaggaactgggtggtttttagtcagtaagattctggtactccctctcgcctcacccaaggcaggataagtcattggatgatttaccctactcaaaaataataggagacaagcgtgaggttatgtatgtatgtacaggtACCAATATAGAGTATACTATTACTCTGCATATTTGATTGCTTAACACGCTAACTGCCACGTAGATCACCGGTGatctacgttagtggaggatttgccttcagcaGTTTTCTGATGGTAGTTAAaggcttatttttatttcatgtaaaaCAAGTTTGTTGCTgttgtaaatgtttattaaaaaacaccAAAACTTTCAAGTATTTTTATCAACAATACACGTTTACATTTTGATTAGGCTATGTGGTTCCAGCATCGTTGTATCAACAGGGGCACGAATCGTCACTGCCACACTCACAAACGACTTTCTTGTTCTTCTCATGCTTGCATCCACATTTTACTTTATCTTGTTTGTCGCACTTACAAGTTACCTTTTCTTTTGGTATTGGTGCACATGGAGGCATTTTAGGGTCTATTGCTTGCTCCTGTACAGAacaaagaatttattatatATCGTCTCATAACTTCAACATACGACTGACTAAAAGGCTTATCCCAAATCAGATAGAACCTGTAACAAAACTGGCAAGTAGTGAGTTCTTGTACATTCCTGAACTGCAATTTGAAACTCTGCAATGGGTGATGGACTACAGCTACTGTTTTGGttttatgcaaaaataatattatttgaaacttACGATTTTGCAACAGACCGACCGACACAGGTCCCGTCGATCCAGCGCATCCAACACTTCATAGAACTGTcaacaattatttaatatttgttttataaaaatctcaTTAACTCATAAATATTCTGCTCAATTTCTGTGCTTGATTGAACAATTAGTTTTCAGTAAAGCAAATACAACTAAACTTTGTTTTATGTCTCATGACGGTTATGATACAAACATAGGTATTGGGATAAAAATACGGCCTTACCTTCAACTTGACTTCATACATAACTTTTATAGAGGTGCACAGAAACAATTCCACCACCTCCATAGAGACTTGTCCAACTCTACAAGAAAAAGTTATTCcgttattacaaatatttttttggtccAATTCCTTGTGAAGAATTAAGAAGGTATTATTTAAAAGACAAATGTACAGAACGTACGTCTAGTCTACATCTAGAcaactttattttctataaaagtttaataacatttttaaataagataGGTAGATAGTGGTATTCTTTAATGTTCATTAGAAATAATACCATTGCTTATAttcgaaaatatttgaacaaaatgtAACAGTCTTATTCATGAGTCGCCACACCGTGCACGCTGCCTTTGACTAAGAGACCCgttgtaacttgaaactagtcgagtttttcTCAATAGTATATCTGACGATAGTTATTATTCACAATTAGATAGTTTTGCTGGTAATAAATAGCAATACTTACTGCACCAGCCTCTTATATACATCGCAGAGGCAGCACATGGTAGAACTGTGCATCTCTTTTGGAGGTGGTGGTGGCAGCGCGCGGTTACAACATTCAGGGTCGCATTTTAGATGGAATTTTCCTAGAGGTATATACTGGAATACAGAACaaaccaatttaattttattaatctccTCTAGTGAGAAACGGACATCAACTCTTGATCAAAACTCATCGACATTGTACAAATGAGTAGACGAAGACACAAGGATAAACTGAAAACTTGTCCTTGAAAAATTTGTGTATCAGGACCAATCTTAGACAAAGACTGGGAGATCTTTCTTCTGACTATATCTCGACTTGTTTTGGTGTCGACACAGAGCCTAATCTAGATTCTGTTGATTCAAAGTAACAtcggatcacct is part of the Spodoptera frugiperda isolate SF20-4 chromosome 30, AGI-APGP_CSIRO_Sfru_2.0, whole genome shotgun sequence genome and encodes:
- the LOC118269660 gene encoding uncharacterized protein LOC118269660, with translation MRDVRIAASLCFCISLFLLTDAKDIGKEEVDKVIEDEITQKLSDDLLQSLERKFQVDLQKAVDMVLMKIKLLLKNGTLHIQDRLTELQDMLDVIKGHGEKELEVCLQKKQNETSVLAEKALHQMVVCGYALIGHDPAQAVHSVLALKNMIRTGIKPIYDKKHEVYGLLKVCGHDHDTLKKVIKCVISKSPVIKSAMMDVTGKLIDGVVSLTKLMAHGAMHEACLIEVIRNIEDEAFTLVESVRVCVYTNNTFMQEVKDYIKDNNATVLDIERKDKSKKKEKDETDEKDTDLDKDKETKTVDKEGTEKPTKEEDVKHMKELIRRMLADNKANDIDSSFKTKLAKLQQDLAAVDANELVKKDKSD
- the LOC118269663 gene encoding uncharacterized protein LOC118269663; translation: MSSRNTAFFRPSAVLGDHACPVECITKLMLFIAIVIIVLYIPLGKFHLKCDPECCNRALPPPPPKEMHSSTMCCLCDVYKRLVQVGQVSMEVVELFLCTSIKVMYEVKLKFYEVLDALDRRDLCRSVCCKIEQAIDPKMPPCAPIPKEKVTCKCDKQDKVKCGCKHEKNKKVVCECGSDDSCPC